The following proteins are co-located in the Streptomyces bottropensis ATCC 25435 genome:
- a CDS encoding PspC domain-containing protein, which translates to MTDHQHAAAEPGPGSGPDARRPMTEPQDATPSPGTGAEGPRAHGSADTGRQARTGARTSAGAPADRSASAGPHGAAGRSSPGAEDPSAPGAAGRPGLDDPADGPTAPHKFRRDRQHKMLGGVCAGLGRQCDMDPVIFRVVLAVLAATGGFGLIFYGFAWLFIPYDDEEENEVRKLLTGRVDGQALAGVLFALVGCGVFLTMLSNTTVLTFSVVVSLLLAGAGYWSQQRGAPDPDPLAAQAVADAPPEAQAPPVASAYPSWWRDPIIKDGKHVGGTGYLWGPWTTGDRDMAAAVNIAGGYMPSRHDIRAARPPKPRGPRWTGGWILLLALLAGGLGTGATWEYQALATSLQTGLACALTVLGLGIALSAFLGRTGAGSIFLSLVTAGLLACTTALPANISTDWVRTEWTPRNMKSVAPRYELGTGVGTLDLSGVDIPKGETLTTSLGLGAGKARVVVPQDVTVRLDVEVGLGDIQLPGDDKEDVDVAPDKSDRLTLSPEKGSDSGGTLTIDLEVGLGQAEVARAAS; encoded by the coding sequence ATGACGGATCACCAGCACGCGGCAGCGGAGCCGGGCCCCGGCTCGGGTCCGGACGCCCGGCGGCCCATGACCGAGCCGCAGGACGCCACGCCCTCGCCGGGCACAGGCGCAGAGGGGCCGCGCGCACACGGGAGCGCGGACACGGGCCGGCAGGCGCGCACGGGTGCGCGGACAAGCGCGGGTGCGCCTGCGGATCGATCGGCCTCCGCCGGCCCTCACGGAGCTGCCGGCCGCTCCTCCCCCGGAGCGGAAGACCCGTCCGCTCCTGGCGCGGCGGGGCGCCCCGGCCTCGACGATCCGGCGGACGGGCCCACCGCTCCGCACAAGTTCCGCCGCGACCGCCAGCACAAGATGCTGGGCGGTGTCTGTGCCGGGCTCGGGCGTCAGTGCGACATGGATCCGGTGATCTTCCGGGTGGTGCTCGCGGTGCTCGCCGCGACCGGCGGCTTCGGCCTCATCTTCTACGGCTTCGCCTGGCTGTTCATACCGTATGACGACGAGGAGGAGAACGAGGTACGGAAGCTGCTGACCGGCAGGGTCGACGGCCAGGCCCTCGCGGGCGTGCTCTTCGCGCTGGTCGGCTGTGGTGTGTTCCTCACCATGCTGAGCAACACGACCGTCCTGACCTTCTCCGTGGTCGTCTCCTTGCTCTTGGCCGGCGCGGGGTACTGGTCGCAACAGCGCGGAGCCCCTGACCCCGATCCTCTCGCCGCGCAGGCCGTCGCCGACGCCCCACCCGAGGCCCAGGCCCCGCCCGTGGCGTCCGCCTACCCCTCCTGGTGGCGCGACCCGATCATCAAGGACGGAAAGCATGTGGGCGGCACGGGCTATCTGTGGGGGCCGTGGACGACCGGCGACCGGGACATGGCGGCAGCGGTCAACATCGCCGGGGGATACATGCCCTCCCGCCACGACATACGCGCCGCGCGCCCGCCGAAGCCGCGCGGTCCGCGCTGGACAGGAGGCTGGATACTCCTGCTCGCTCTGCTCGCCGGCGGACTCGGCACCGGAGCGACCTGGGAGTACCAGGCTCTCGCCACCAGCCTGCAGACCGGCCTGGCATGCGCGCTGACCGTGCTCGGCCTGGGTATAGCCCTGAGCGCCTTCCTCGGCCGCACGGGAGCGGGGTCGATCTTCCTGTCCCTGGTCACCGCGGGACTCCTGGCATGCACGACGGCGCTCCCGGCGAACATCAGCACCGACTGGGTCCGTACGGAGTGGACACCGCGAAACATGAAGAGCGTGGCGCCCCGCTATGAGCTGGGGACCGGCGTGGGCACGCTGGACCTGTCCGGAGTGGACATACCGAAAGGAGAGACGCTGACGACGAGCTTGGGGCTGGGCGCGGGCAAGGCGAGGGTGGTGGTCCCACAGGACGTCACCGTGCGTCTCGACGTCGAAGTGGGCCTCGGTGACATCCAGTTGCCAGGTGACGACAAGGAGGACGTGGACGTGGCACCGGACAAGAGCGATCGGCTGACACTGTCCCCCGAAAAGGGTTCGGACAGCGGCGGCACGCTCACCATCGACCTCGAAGTCGGTCTGGGACAGGCGGAGGTGGCCCGTGCTGCGTCATGA
- a CDS encoding C40 family peptidase, producing MAAHRKPRQRSLGGHTVRTAATFALAGAATATGFDGTGHADPQLTPDQVRAKVNKLFQEAEVATEKYNGAKEKADTAQENLEELRDQAARRTERLNSARDELGSLAAAQYRRGGIDPSWQLALSADPDQYLDGAALAERVGGRQSADVASVRKQLLEIERLRGAARVELGTFKTRQTELKRHKKTITSKLSDARQLLGRLTSEDRARFDTAGGSPGHASRSSASPRRDLTGPVSPASATADAPDSRAAAAVSYAFSKLGSPYVWGATGPNAFDCSGLTLAAYRAAGVSLPRTTYSQINAGRRVSRSELLPGDLVFYYSGISHVGIYIGNGQMIHAPNPSAPVRVAPLDEMPYAGATRVA from the coding sequence GTGGCAGCGCACCGCAAGCCCAGACAGCGCTCACTCGGCGGCCACACGGTCCGCACGGCCGCGACCTTCGCACTCGCGGGCGCGGCGACCGCGACCGGCTTCGACGGCACCGGGCACGCCGACCCCCAGCTCACGCCCGACCAGGTCAGGGCGAAAGTGAACAAGCTGTTCCAAGAGGCCGAGGTCGCCACCGAGAAGTACAACGGCGCGAAGGAGAAGGCCGACACAGCCCAGGAGAACCTCGAAGAGCTGCGCGACCAGGCCGCCCGCCGCACCGAACGGCTCAACTCGGCAAGGGACGAGCTGGGTTCGCTGGCGGCGGCGCAGTACCGGCGCGGGGGCATCGACCCTTCCTGGCAGCTCGCGCTCTCCGCCGACCCTGACCAGTACCTGGACGGCGCCGCCCTCGCCGAGCGGGTCGGCGGCCGGCAGTCGGCGGATGTGGCGAGCGTGCGGAAGCAATTGCTGGAGATCGAACGGCTGCGCGGGGCCGCTCGGGTCGAACTGGGCACGTTCAAGACCCGGCAGACGGAGCTGAAGCGGCACAAGAAGACGATCACCTCGAAGCTGTCCGACGCACGGCAGCTGCTCGGCCGCCTCACCAGTGAGGACCGGGCACGGTTCGACACCGCGGGCGGCAGCCCGGGGCACGCCTCCCGCTCCTCCGCCTCACCCCGGCGCGACCTCACCGGCCCGGTCTCCCCGGCCTCCGCCACCGCCGACGCCCCCGACTCCCGCGCCGCAGCGGCCGTCTCCTACGCCTTCTCCAAGCTCGGCAGTCCGTACGTCTGGGGCGCCACCGGCCCCAACGCCTTCGACTGCTCCGGTCTCACCCTGGCGGCCTACCGCGCCGCCGGTGTCTCCCTCCCCCGCACCACCTACTCCCAGATCAACGCCGGCCGCCGCGTCTCCCGTTCCGAACTCCTCCCCGGCGACCTGGTCTTCTACTACTCCGGCATCAGCCACGTGGGCATCTACATCGGCAACGGCCAGATGATCCACGCCCCGAACCCCTCCGCCCCGGTACGCGTCGCCCCGCTCGACGAGATGCCGTACGCGGGGGCCACAAGGGTGGCCTGA
- a CDS encoding class II aldolase/adducin family protein: protein MHGPTPPLPLPTDQLRFAMPPMHESAEDERRHRKERLAGALRIFGRMGFEEGVSGHITARDPEFSDCFWVNPFGMPFKHVTVSDLVLANQEGQVIEGRYHVNQAAFTVHAQVHAARPDVVAVAHCHSVHGRALAALGDLLDPITQESCAFYEDQALYDHYTGVAVDADEGRRIAGVLGSRKALVLRNHGLLTVGDSVDAAAWWFLSMERSAQVQLTAKAAGRPLLIEHRLAAATREQAGGDLVAWINYQPLWQDISRSEPDLLS, encoded by the coding sequence ATGCACGGGCCCACACCGCCCCTGCCCCTACCCACCGACCAGCTCCGGTTCGCGATGCCGCCGATGCACGAGTCGGCGGAGGACGAGCGGCGACACCGCAAGGAACGCCTGGCCGGGGCCCTGCGGATCTTCGGGCGCATGGGGTTCGAGGAGGGCGTCTCGGGGCACATCACCGCGCGCGACCCCGAGTTCAGCGACTGTTTCTGGGTCAACCCGTTCGGGATGCCGTTCAAGCACGTCACGGTGAGTGACCTGGTCCTCGCCAACCAGGAAGGGCAGGTGATCGAGGGCCGCTACCACGTGAACCAGGCCGCCTTCACCGTCCACGCCCAGGTGCACGCCGCCCGCCCCGACGTCGTCGCGGTCGCGCACTGTCACTCCGTGCACGGCCGCGCGCTGGCCGCGCTCGGCGACCTGCTCGACCCGATCACCCAGGAGTCCTGCGCGTTCTACGAGGACCAGGCGCTCTACGACCACTACACGGGCGTCGCGGTGGACGCGGACGAGGGCCGCCGCATCGCCGGCGTGCTCGGCAGCCGCAAGGCCCTCGTGCTGCGCAACCACGGTCTGCTGACGGTCGGCGACTCGGTCGACGCGGCGGCGTGGTGGTTCCTGTCGATGGAACGCTCGGCCCAGGTGCAGCTCACCGCGAAGGCGGCGGGCCGGCCCCTGCTGATCGAACACCGGCTGGCCGCGGCGACGCGGGAGCAGGCGGGCGGCGATCTGGTGGCATGGATCAACTATCAGCCGCTGTGGCAGGACATCAGCAGGAGCGAGCCGGATCTGCTGAGCTGA
- a CDS encoding DUF4429 domain-containing protein — MAEIIQRDGAWSFDGSTVRITPGLHRSVALFRQTYGEIAVPLEAVSGVVYEPERKHGRLRLRLREGSDPLLQATGGRLPDGADPYRLTVDLDRSGIAEYVAEEIRQSMLLEQTPKEPATVYLLPGPPVPVSVRSSDGTVSFDGMQVRIDWNDTSDRVKRATGPRIIDVGELVQVEWLPNSGYEDGFLRFVTRETVFSKLPPERDPYALDLWGSTRRDLLTALVATAVTARLPHPSTRGAAARPDASRPTQSAVEPPPTPDHHDVLLRRLRELGELHRQGVLTDEEFATTKAVVLRDF, encoded by the coding sequence ATGGCCGAGATCATCCAGCGGGACGGGGCCTGGTCCTTCGACGGCAGCACGGTCCGGATCACGCCGGGCCTGCACCGTTCCGTGGCGCTGTTCCGGCAGACGTACGGGGAGATCGCGGTGCCGCTGGAGGCGGTGTCCGGTGTCGTCTACGAGCCCGAACGCAAGCACGGGCGGCTCCGGTTGCGGCTTCGTGAGGGCAGTGATCCGCTGCTGCAGGCCACCGGGGGGCGGCTGCCGGACGGAGCCGATCCGTACCGGCTGACGGTCGATCTCGACCGTTCGGGGATCGCCGAGTACGTGGCCGAGGAGATACGGCAGTCCATGCTGCTGGAGCAGACACCGAAGGAGCCCGCCACGGTCTATCTGCTGCCCGGCCCGCCCGTGCCGGTGTCCGTGCGGTCCAGCGACGGCACGGTGTCGTTCGACGGTATGCAGGTGCGGATCGACTGGAACGACACCTCCGACCGGGTCAAGCGGGCGACCGGCCCGCGGATCATCGACGTCGGCGAGCTGGTGCAGGTCGAATGGCTGCCCAACTCCGGTTACGAGGACGGGTTCCTGCGGTTCGTGACGCGTGAGACCGTCTTCTCCAAGCTGCCGCCGGAGCGGGACCCGTACGCCCTCGATCTGTGGGGCAGCACCCGGCGCGACCTCCTCACGGCACTCGTCGCCACGGCGGTCACGGCACGGCTTCCCCATCCGTCCACCCGCGGCGCCGCCGCCCGCCCGGACGCCTCCCGGCCCACGCAGTCCGCCGTCGAGCCACCACCCACCCCTGACCACCACGACGTCCTCCTGCGTCGCCTCCGTGAGCTGGGCGAACTCCACCGCCAGGGTGTCCTGACGGACGAGGAGTTCGCCACCACGAAGGCGGTCGTACTGCGCGACTTCTGA
- a CDS encoding ATP-binding protein encodes MPEAAALPVDTPRPPRKLYRSSDGRWLGGVARGLAGHLGLPVTWVRLVFAGLFLADGLGALVYAAFWFFVPLGVGGVDNQRPPAIATETSPDGRRRLVARKPDRGQIVALLLMVVVAMVFVGNVDLGEAARAYLWPTVLVAAGVALVWRQADNARRARWAEVGRRRRTITLLRSVAGVLLVTAGVSGIFVLQGSAAHLGSVLQAALAVLVGITLLAGPYLVRMTQDLSEERLMRIRAQERAEVAAHVHDSVLHTLTLIQRNADSPNEVRRLARAQERDLRNWLYKPEGTGKDEDDEPDTLAEAVRRNAAEVEDKHGVPIEVVVVGDCPLDEGLTAQMQAAREAMVNAAKYGGEGGAVQVFAEVEGTTVFVSVRDRGPGFDLDSIPADRMGVRESIIGRMERNGGTARLRAVPDGGTEVELEMERAETTS; translated from the coding sequence ATGCCGGAAGCCGCAGCACTGCCAGTCGACACTCCGCGGCCCCCGCGCAAGCTCTACCGCAGCAGCGACGGACGCTGGCTCGGAGGCGTGGCGCGAGGGCTCGCCGGACATCTTGGGCTGCCCGTGACCTGGGTGCGGCTCGTGTTCGCCGGCCTCTTTCTCGCGGACGGTCTCGGTGCTCTGGTCTACGCGGCGTTCTGGTTCTTCGTCCCGCTCGGTGTGGGAGGCGTCGACAATCAGCGGCCGCCGGCCATCGCCACCGAGACCTCGCCCGACGGCCGCCGCAGACTCGTGGCCCGCAAACCCGACCGCGGGCAGATAGTCGCCCTCCTCCTCATGGTCGTCGTGGCCATGGTCTTCGTCGGCAATGTGGACCTCGGCGAGGCCGCCCGGGCGTATCTCTGGCCGACCGTGCTCGTCGCGGCCGGTGTCGCCCTGGTCTGGCGTCAGGCGGACAACGCGCGGCGCGCCCGCTGGGCCGAGGTCGGCCGACGGCGGCGCACGATCACGCTCCTCCGCTCCGTGGCCGGTGTCCTGCTGGTCACCGCGGGCGTGTCCGGGATATTCGTCCTGCAGGGCTCGGCCGCCCACCTGGGCTCGGTGCTGCAGGCCGCGCTCGCGGTCCTCGTGGGTATAACGCTGCTGGCCGGGCCGTACCTCGTCCGTATGACCCAGGACCTCTCCGAGGAGCGCCTGATGCGTATCCGCGCCCAGGAGCGCGCGGAGGTAGCGGCCCACGTCCACGACTCGGTGCTCCACACGCTGACACTGATACAGCGCAATGCGGACAGCCCGAACGAGGTCCGCCGCCTCGCCCGAGCCCAGGAGCGCGACCTGCGGAACTGGCTGTACAAACCCGAGGGCACAGGAAAGGACGAGGACGACGAGCCGGACACCCTCGCCGAGGCCGTGCGGCGGAACGCCGCGGAGGTCGAGGACAAGCACGGCGTCCCCATAGAGGTGGTCGTCGTGGGGGACTGCCCCCTCGACGAAGGACTGACCGCGCAGATGCAGGCCGCGCGCGAGGCGATGGTGAACGCCGCCAAGTACGGTGGCGAGGGCGGCGCCGTGCAGGTCTTCGCCGAGGTCGAGGGAACGACGGTTTTCGTGTCCGTCCGCGACCGAGGTCCGGGCTTCGATCTCGACTCGATACCCGCCGACCGCATGGGCGTCAGAGAATCGATCATCGGCCGCATGGAGCGCAACGGAGGCACGGCACGGCTCCGCGCCGTACCGGACGGCGGCACGGAGGTCGAGTTGGAGATGGAGAGGGCGGAGACGACGTCATGA
- a CDS encoding pyridoxamine 5'-phosphate oxidase family protein, whose protein sequence is MPENLSNWGAFVAAEPALGQTVEARFGAFTHHVLATLRRDGSPRTTGLEVRFVNGELWLGMMPDSLKALDLRRDPRFSLQANPGPGTEMGGGDVRVSGRAVEVEDPAVKAAYGEEVEPPEPFHLFRTELTEVVRTYVEDDTYLVVQVWKPGEPVRTLKRT, encoded by the coding sequence ATGCCGGAGAATCTTTCGAACTGGGGCGCGTTCGTCGCCGCCGAACCCGCACTCGGACAGACCGTCGAGGCGCGCTTCGGCGCCTTCACCCATCACGTCCTCGCCACCCTCCGCCGGGACGGCTCCCCGCGGACGACCGGGCTGGAGGTCCGGTTCGTGAACGGCGAGCTGTGGCTGGGGATGATGCCCGACTCGCTCAAGGCGCTCGATCTGCGGCGCGACCCCCGTTTCTCGCTGCAGGCCAATCCGGGCCCGGGCACGGAGATGGGCGGCGGTGACGTGCGGGTGAGCGGGCGGGCGGTCGAGGTCGAGGATCCCGCGGTCAAGGCGGCGTACGGCGAAGAGGTGGAACCGCCGGAGCCGTTCCACCTCTTCCGCACCGAGCTGACGGAGGTCGTGCGGACCTACGTCGAGGACGACACGTACCTGGTCGTCCAGGTCTGGAAGCCCGGAGAGCCGGTGCGGACCCTCAAGCGGACCTGA
- a CDS encoding DoxX family protein, whose amino-acid sequence MTHGIRTDSHTPYLDGGPDWRDTASRYALLPLRVFLAITFIYAGLDKLTDSAFMSASGSGSIGDMMSATRDSSAIPAMIDMALKNPVGFGYAIAIGELAVGIGALLGLFTRLAAFGGALISLSLWLTVSWSASPYYYGNDLPYLMAWIPLILAGAPALSVDAAIRSRRHAGSRHRAGAYH is encoded by the coding sequence ATGACTCACGGCATTCGCACGGACTCCCACACCCCCTACCTCGACGGTGGCCCCGACTGGCGGGACACAGCCTCCCGCTACGCCCTGCTGCCCCTGCGCGTCTTCCTCGCCATCACCTTCATCTACGCCGGCCTGGACAAACTCACCGACAGCGCGTTCATGTCAGCCTCCGGCTCCGGCTCCATCGGCGACATGATGAGCGCCACCAGGGACTCCTCCGCCATCCCAGCGATGATCGACATGGCCCTCAAGAACCCCGTCGGCTTCGGCTACGCCATCGCCATCGGTGAACTCGCCGTCGGTATCGGCGCCCTCCTCGGCCTCTTCACCCGCCTCGCCGCATTCGGCGGGGCCCTGATCTCCCTCAGCCTCTGGCTGACAGTCAGCTGGTCGGCATCCCCGTACTACTACGGCAACGACCTCCCCTACCTCATGGCCTGGATCCCCCTGATCCTCGCCGGCGCCCCGGCCCTCTCCGTGGACGCGGCCATCCGCTCCCGCCGCCACGCCGGCAGCAGGCACCGCGCAGGCGCCTACCACTGA
- a CDS encoding LuxR C-terminal-related transcriptional regulator — MAGGSGRPDTPAATTTDGDAGVTAAPGKSATAGQPAATEGGAGAGVSGAGRYVRVVLVDDHRMFRTGVRAEIGQTDRTGVEVVGEAPDVDQAVSVITSTRPEVVLLDVHLPGGGGVEVLRRCSALMADAEQPVRFLALSVSDAAEDVIGVIRGGARGYVTKTITGSDLVNSIFRVQEGDAVFSPRLAGFVLDAFASTDAPPVDEDLDRLTQREREVLRLIARGYAYKEIAKQLYISVKTVESHVSAVLRKLQLSNRHELTRWATARRLV, encoded by the coding sequence GTGGCCGGCGGGTCCGGCCGCCCCGATACGCCCGCCGCGACCACCACGGACGGTGATGCCGGCGTGACCGCCGCACCTGGGAAGTCCGCCACGGCCGGGCAGCCCGCTGCGACCGAAGGCGGGGCCGGAGCCGGCGTCTCCGGGGCCGGGCGGTACGTCCGGGTCGTGCTGGTGGACGATCACCGGATGTTCCGTACGGGAGTGCGGGCCGAGATCGGGCAGACGGACCGTACGGGTGTGGAGGTCGTCGGGGAGGCACCCGACGTCGACCAGGCGGTCTCGGTGATCACGAGCACGCGGCCCGAGGTGGTGCTCCTCGATGTGCATCTGCCCGGCGGGGGAGGCGTCGAAGTGCTGCGCCGTTGTTCTGCGTTGATGGCGGACGCCGAACAGCCCGTCCGGTTCCTCGCGCTGTCCGTGTCGGACGCGGCGGAGGATGTGATCGGTGTGATCCGGGGCGGTGCGCGCGGATATGTCACCAAGACGATCACCGGCTCCGATCTCGTCAACTCCATCTTCCGGGTGCAGGAGGGTGACGCAGTCTTCTCCCCGCGCCTGGCAGGCTTCGTCCTGGACGCCTTCGCCTCCACCGACGCCCCGCCCGTCGACGAGGACCTCGACCGTCTCACCCAGCGCGAGCGCGAGGTGCTGCGTCTCATCGCCCGCGGGTATGCGTACAAGGAGATCGCCAAGCAGCTCTACATCTCGGTGAAGACGGTGGAGTCCCATGTGTCCGCCGTACTGCGGAAGCTGCAGCTCTCCAACCGGCACGAGCTGACGAGGTGGGCGACGGCACGACGCCTGGTGTGA
- the guaA gene encoding glutamine-hydrolyzing GMP synthase has translation MSSANPAAAVPDTVLVVDFGAQYAQLIARRVREARVYSEIVPSTMPVAEMLAKNPAAIILSGGPSSVYAEGAPRLDRALFEAGVPVFGMCYGFQLMATTLGGTVDNTGAREYGRTPLHVAKSGSTLFEGTPDEQSVWMSHGDACSAAPEGFSVTASTDVVPVAAFENDEKKLYGVQYHPEVMHSTHGQQVLEHFLYRGAGITPSWTTGNVIEEQVEAIRELVGDKRAICGLSGGVDSAVAAALVQKAIGSQLTCVYVDHGLMRKNETEQVEKDFVAATGVQLKVVDAEERFLKALAGVSDPEQKRKIIGREFIRVFEQAQAEIIADEGPEVAFLVQGTLYPDVVESGGGTGTANIKSHHNVGGLPEDLEFKLIEPLRQLFKDEVRMVGQELGLPEEIVQRQPFPGPGLGIRIVGEVTKERLDLLRDADAIAREELTAAGLDRDIWQCPVVLLADVRSVGVQGDGRTYGHPIVLRPVSSEDAMTADWSRLPYEVLAKISTRITNEVADVNRVVLDVTSKPPGTIEWE, from the coding sequence GTGTCATCAGCGAACCCCGCTGCCGCCGTCCCCGACACCGTCCTGGTGGTCGACTTCGGCGCCCAGTACGCCCAGCTCATCGCCCGACGGGTCCGCGAGGCCCGGGTCTACAGCGAGATCGTGCCGAGCACCATGCCGGTCGCGGAGATGCTCGCCAAGAACCCGGCGGCGATCATCCTCTCCGGCGGCCCCTCCTCGGTCTACGCCGAGGGCGCCCCCCGCCTCGACCGCGCGCTCTTCGAGGCCGGTGTCCCCGTCTTCGGCATGTGCTACGGCTTCCAGCTGATGGCCACCACCCTCGGCGGCACCGTCGACAACACGGGGGCGCGTGAGTACGGCCGTACGCCCCTGCATGTCGCCAAGTCCGGCAGCACCCTCTTCGAGGGGACCCCCGACGAGCAGTCGGTCTGGATGTCCCACGGCGACGCCTGCTCCGCCGCCCCCGAGGGCTTCTCCGTCACCGCCTCCACCGACGTCGTCCCGGTCGCCGCCTTCGAGAACGACGAGAAGAAGCTGTATGGCGTCCAGTACCACCCGGAGGTCATGCACTCCACGCACGGCCAGCAGGTCCTGGAGCACTTCCTCTACCGAGGAGCGGGCATCACCCCGAGCTGGACCACCGGCAACGTGATCGAGGAGCAGGTCGAGGCCATCCGCGAGCTGGTCGGTGACAAGCGCGCGATCTGCGGCCTGTCCGGCGGTGTGGACTCCGCGGTCGCCGCGGCCCTCGTGCAGAAGGCCATCGGCTCCCAGCTGACCTGCGTGTACGTCGACCACGGTCTGATGCGCAAGAACGAGACCGAGCAGGTCGAGAAGGACTTCGTCGCCGCGACCGGCGTCCAGCTGAAGGTCGTCGACGCGGAGGAGCGGTTCCTCAAGGCGCTCGCCGGGGTCTCCGACCCCGAGCAGAAGCGGAAGATCATCGGCCGCGAGTTCATCCGCGTCTTCGAGCAGGCGCAGGCGGAGATCATCGCCGACGAGGGCCCCGAGGTCGCCTTCCTCGTCCAGGGCACGCTCTACCCGGACGTCGTCGAGTCCGGCGGCGGCACCGGCACGGCCAACATCAAGTCCCACCACAACGTGGGCGGTCTGCCGGAAGACCTCGAATTCAAGCTGATCGAGCCGCTCCGCCAGCTCTTCAAGGACGAGGTCCGGATGGTCGGCCAGGAGCTGGGGCTCCCGGAGGAGATCGTCCAGCGCCAGCCGTTCCCGGGCCCCGGCCTCGGCATCCGGATCGTCGGCGAGGTCACCAAGGAGCGACTCGACCTGCTCCGCGACGCCGATGCCATCGCCCGCGAGGAGCTGACGGCCGCCGGCCTCGACCGGGACATCTGGCAGTGCCCGGTGGTGCTGCTGGCGGACGTCCGGTCCGTCGGCGTCCAGGGCGACGGCCGCACCTACGGCCACCCCATCGTCCTGCGCCCGGTCTCCTCCGAGGACGCCATGACGGCCGACTGGTCCCGGCTGCCGTACGAGGTCCTCGCGAAGATCTCGACCCGGATCACCAACGAGGTCGCGGACGTCAACCGGGTCGTCCTCGACGTGACGAGCAAGCCCCCGGGCACCATCGAGTGGGAGTGA
- a CDS encoding chorismate mutase, producing the protein MTTTAAATTAITAATSTTANTAATATTAATTYATDITGARTSEAAGVITGARERIDALDDRIIGLIQERVAVSTVIQRARIESGGRRVNLSREMEVLGHYRDALGKPGTALAMTLLELCRGRI; encoded by the coding sequence ATGACCACCACCGCCGCCGCCACCACCGCCATCACCGCCGCCACCTCCACGACCGCCAACACCGCCGCCACGGCCACGACCGCTGCCACCACCTACGCCACCGACATCACCGGCGCCCGTACCTCCGAGGCCGCCGGCGTGATCACCGGTGCCCGTGAGCGCATCGACGCGCTCGACGACCGGATCATCGGCCTGATCCAGGAACGGGTGGCGGTCTCCACCGTGATCCAGCGGGCCCGGATCGAGTCCGGCGGCCGCCGGGTGAACCTCTCCCGCGAGATGGAGGTCCTGGGTCACTACAGGGACGCCCTCGGCAAGCCCGGCACCGCGCTCGCCATGACGCTGCTGGAGCTGTGTCGGGGTCGCATCTGA